Within Planktothrix tepida PCC 9214, the genomic segment AGGTTCCCCCACACTTACCCCACCAATGGCATATCCAGGTAAATCAAATTCAACTAATTCTTGAGCCGCTTTTTGTCGTAAATCCGCATAAATACCCCCCTGTACAATGGCAAATAAAGCTTGGTCGCTACGTTGATGGGCATTAATACAACGTTCTAACCAGCGTTTGGTGCGTTCTGTGGCTTTTAAAACTGCTTCTCGACTGGCGGGATAGGGGGGACATTCATCAAAGGCCATAATCACATCCGCCCCTAATTCATTTTGAATTTGGATAGAACGTTCTGGGGTAAAGTTAATGATTTTCCCATCATGGGGAGAACGAAACGTTACCCCGTCTTCGGTGATGGTGCGAATTTCACTTAAACTAAAGACTTGAAACCCCCCAGAATCCGTTAAAATCGGGCCATCCCACCCCATAAATCGATGCAGACCTCCAGCCCTAGCGACAATATTTTCCCCTGGCTGTAAATGCAGGTGATAGGTGTTGGATAAAACCATCTGGGCACCTGCATCCTTCAGGTGGGCTGGAGTCAGGGTTTTGACATTGGCTAAGGTTCCCACAGGCATAAATCGGGGGGTTTCAACCCAACCATGAGGGGTATGAAATAACCCAACACGGGCTTTTGTTTGACTACAGCACGCCTGAACTTCAAAGGAAAAAGGGTGTGACATAAAAAACTCAAAAAACAGCTTGGAAAAAGCGGGGTAAAAAATAATTTTCCCCGTTCCTTTTTTATTCTAAGGTTCTGTTGAAACAACAAAGTTCAAATTCTGAGTTGAGCCTTAAGAATTCAGATTCTCTTGCTTTTATCCCTTAGAACGGACAGTCATCCTCATCAATTTGAGTATCCCAATTAGAAGACAAAACTTGATCCATAACCGCATCTAAAGCTGCTGCATTAAAATTGCGATTAAATTGTTCTTGTAAGGGATTGTTTAAAGGAATTAATCTTAATAAACGCCCCCCTTCTTGAACTAGATCAAAATAAGTTTCCTTGTCAGGAGACTGTTTGAGTTCTAAGTAATCAAAACTATAAACATTCAAATACAACGAATGATTGGCAACTAATGTTGCTTGTTGTGGATTAGCAAAAACTTCTAGGATGTATCCTTCTGCTTCGGTGCATATTTGTCCGTCTTGAATATGCAAATAACGGACACGACCTAAATCAACAAGCAGTTTTTGCATATCCCGCTTATTGAGAACGATACCCGTATCGATAATGCACGGAGCAGACACCCTGTAGTTTAGTTGGTCGTAACTCATGGAGCAAAAGCCTCAGATGTAATCTGTGAATGACAGAATGGCAATGATTCTGTTGAATCAAATCTGTAGTTGTAAAGTTATCCCATCCCTAGGTGTAGAGGAATTACTAACAAAGGTGTCTGGCTGTACTGGTCGTTAATTCCGATACGCCTTCCCAATTATGAACCTTAATTGTTTTATTCCTCCGCCATTGATCTTATGGTTTTACTCTAACAATTATTGAGGAAAAAGCAATGCTGAATTCAGAATTTTATGGAAATTCTTCAACAACACTCAAGCTATTCCTACCCATCATTAGAACCATGCTTTTCACTGATATGGTAGATGTTGTCATTGTAGCAAAACTACAACTGTCCAATCGGGGTTTGTAACTCACCTATTCCTTCTCTCACCTAAAATAATCGTAAGGAATTAAAAAGGATGGATTCGTTTTCGAGCAGATGTGTCATTGAACAACCCTGGAGTTGGCAAACTCCGATGAGATGTTTTGACTTGACTCAGACAAAACATAAGTTGTTATTTCAATTCTGGCATAACCTAGAAAATATTTATAGATCTACGCAAATTTAATTTTTTGCTATGTCAGATAATAAGCTGATTCGATCACTTTCTGAATTTTTCCAGCGACAGGGTACAGCGTTAGCGGCGGCAATTGCCTTTTATACCTGTTTTCCCATTCCCCTATCTTGGACGTTGGAGTTTCGCGGAATTGCCCGTTTTGCCCCGGTGATTGGGGTATTAATCGGCGGAATTTTAGGCTTAATTGATGGGGGATTATTCCTACTCGGTTGTCCGGTATTAACCCGTTCTGTGTTAGTAATTCTGGCAGGAATTGGCATCACCGGAGGTTTACACTTAGATGGAGCCATGGATACGGCCGATGGTTTAGCCGTGGCTGATCCGAATCGACGCTTAGAGGTGATGGCTGATAGTGTGACGGGGGCGTTCGGGGTGATGGCTGCGATCGCCATTATTTTATTAAAAGTTTCTGCTTTACAAGATTTGAGTGCGGATCGAGGCTTAATTTTAATGGCGGTGGCTGGATGGGGACGTTGGGGACAGTTAGTGGCGATCGCTCGTTATCCCTATTTGAAAGCCACTGGAAAAGGAGCCTTTCACAAGGATACTCCCTATTCCTCCTGGGATTTAGTTCCCGGTGCGTTATTGTTGATCGC encodes:
- the tgt gene encoding tRNA guanosine(34) transglycosylase Tgt codes for the protein MSHPFSFEVQACCSQTKARVGLFHTPHGWVETPRFMPVGTLANVKTLTPAHLKDAGAQMVLSNTYHLHLQPGENIVARAGGLHRFMGWDGPILTDSGGFQVFSLSEIRTITEDGVTFRSPHDGKIINFTPERSIQIQNELGADVIMAFDECPPYPASREAVLKATERTKRWLERCINAHQRSDQALFAIVQGGIYADLRQKAAQELVEFDLPGYAIGGVSVGEPVTLIEKIVQVTTPILPFNKPRYLMGVGTYREMAQAIAAGVDLFDCVIPTRLARHGAALIKGERLNLKNAQFREDFQPLDETCPCYTCQNFSRAYISHLVRAKELLGYTLISIHNVTELIRFTQRIRDAILNHRFAEEFQFWLSPAPDTETVLDEVEINKRSHG
- the cobS gene encoding adenosylcobinamide-GDP ribazoletransferase translates to MSDNKLIRSLSEFFQRQGTALAAAIAFYTCFPIPLSWTLEFRGIARFAPVIGVLIGGILGLIDGGLFLLGCPVLTRSVLVILAGIGITGGLHLDGAMDTADGLAVADPNRRLEVMADSVTGAFGVMAAIAIILLKVSALQDLSADRGLILMAVAGWGRWGQLVAIARYPYLKATGKGAFHKDTPYSSWDLVPGALLLIALSGIIVILHPHYWLVGVGLALGGSAIAILSGAWFNARLGGHTGDTYGAVVEWTEAFLLVWVVALQG